A DNA window from Bradyrhizobium barranii subsp. barranii contains the following coding sequences:
- a CDS encoding GYD domain-containing protein, with product MVTYVVLANFTDQGVRNVKDSPKRADAFKEMAKTFGVTVKEIVWTQGRYDVVTVLEAPDEAAAMSLSLSLSALGNVRTETLRAFSAADMTKIVGKML from the coding sequence ATGGTAACCTATGTCGTGCTGGCGAACTTCACTGATCAGGGAGTCCGCAACGTCAAGGACTCGCCGAAGCGGGCCGACGCCTTCAAGGAGATGGCCAAAACGTTCGGCGTGACCGTGAAAGAGATCGTCTGGACGCAGGGACGATATGACGTTGTAACCGTTCTCGAGGCTCCAGATGAGGCTGCCGCGATGTCGCTCAGCCTTAGTCTCAGCGCACTCGGCAATGTCCGCACCGAAACGCTGCGCGCGTTTTCGGCGGCAGATATGACAAAGATCGTCGGCAAGATGCTCTGA
- a CDS encoding VOC family protein, producing MIESISAITLGTHDMGRAVHFYRSLGFELLYGGEAAAFTSFRAGTGYLNLTAQPDDKRWSWWGRIIFYVADVDGTYERARAAGWQPSTTPRNAEWGERYFHLTDPDGHELSFARPLS from the coding sequence ATGATCGAAAGCATCAGCGCCATCACGCTCGGCACGCATGACATGGGGCGCGCCGTGCACTTCTACCGTTCGCTGGGGTTTGAGCTCCTGTATGGCGGCGAAGCCGCTGCATTCACCAGCTTTCGCGCCGGCACCGGCTATCTCAACCTGACGGCGCAGCCGGACGACAAGCGCTGGTCCTGGTGGGGCCGCATCATCTTCTACGTCGCCGATGTCGACGGGACCTACGAGCGCGCACGCGCCGCCGGATGGCAGCCGTCGACCACGCCGCGCAATGCGGAATGGGGTGAGCGCTACTTCCATCTCACCGACCCCGACGGCCATGAGCTCAGTTTCGCGCGACCGTTGTCCTGA
- a CDS encoding tripartite tricarboxylate transporter substrate-binding protein yields the protein MTITRRTLLAAPAILAIAPAVAQAGKITLVVPFPPGGSTDAMARLLQANLQTKLNRIVVVENKSGAAGALGAAQVAKSPPDGSTFLVTFDSHAVIPSILDKPPVDVERELMPVLLVGTAPYVIAAGAGRPYKSFADVVAACKATPGAVKYASVGIGTLGHLAMTVLGTKAGVEIMHVPYRGGGPAMNDVLGGHVDLIAGSAALVSAQLGTNMLRPILQLGRERLPGLPDTPTAIEAGFPDFETLAWWGVFAPAGTPPDIVAAMATASREILSEPATAAQLKETQQMTLLLQDGAAFKSFFDKQVAYWGKVVRENNIRA from the coding sequence GGCCGGCAAGATTACGCTGGTGGTGCCGTTTCCGCCGGGCGGATCGACTGACGCGATGGCGCGGCTGTTGCAGGCCAATCTACAGACAAAACTCAACCGCATCGTCGTGGTCGAGAACAAGTCGGGCGCCGCCGGCGCGCTCGGGGCGGCGCAGGTCGCGAAGAGTCCTCCGGACGGCTCGACGTTCCTGGTCACCTTCGATTCCCACGCGGTGATCCCGTCCATCCTCGACAAGCCGCCGGTCGATGTCGAGCGCGAGCTGATGCCGGTGCTGCTGGTGGGCACCGCGCCCTACGTGATCGCCGCCGGCGCCGGCCGTCCCTACAAGAGCTTTGCCGACGTGGTCGCCGCCTGCAAGGCGACGCCCGGCGCGGTGAAATATGCCTCCGTCGGCATCGGCACGCTCGGCCATCTCGCCATGACGGTGCTCGGCACCAAGGCCGGCGTCGAGATCATGCACGTGCCCTATCGCGGCGGCGGCCCGGCGATGAACGACGTGCTCGGCGGCCATGTCGATCTGATCGCGGGATCGGCGGCGCTGGTCTCGGCCCAGCTCGGCACCAACATGCTGCGGCCGATCCTGCAACTCGGCCGCGAGCGGCTGCCGGGCTTACCGGATACGCCGACCGCGATCGAGGCCGGCTTTCCAGACTTTGAGACGCTGGCGTGGTGGGGCGTTTTCGCGCCCGCGGGCACTCCGCCGGATATCGTCGCGGCCATGGCGACGGCGTCCAGGGAGATCCTGAGCGAGCCCGCGACCGCCGCCCAGCTCAAGGAGACCCAGCAGATGACGCTGCTGCTCCAGGACGGCGCCGCCTTCAAGAGCTTCTTCGACAAGCAGGTCGCCTATTGGGGCAAGGTGGTGCGCGAGAACAATATCAGGGCATGA